Proteins co-encoded in one Longimicrobium sp. genomic window:
- a CDS encoding dicarboxylate/amino acid:cation symporter: protein MAESARRPIYRSLYFQVLVAIALGVILGVLAPATGAAMKPLGDGFVKLVRMIIAPVIFCTVVTGIAGMQSMKQVGKAGGLALLYFELVSTLALVVGLLVINVVRPGAGMHVNPGSLDAGAVSAYTKPGQMQGPTDFLLHVIPNSLVGAFAEGEILQVLLVAVLFGFALHRLGERGRLVYDVVDRVSAVLFGMVGMIMRVAPIGAFGAMAFTIGKFGIGTLASLAGLMASFYATCILFVFVVLGVIARLHGFSIFRFVRYIKEELLIVLGTSSSEAVLPRLIAKLENLGASKSVVGLVVPTGYSFNLDGTAIYLTMAAVFIAQATDTPLTLTHQLTLLAVLLLTSKGAAGVTGSGFIVLAATLSAVGSVPVAGLALILGIDRFMSEARALTNTIGNGVATLVVARWTGELDRERLQQGLRAETPEEAEEPEMLAA from the coding sequence ATGGCCGAATCGGCGCGCAGGCCCATCTACCGTTCGCTGTACTTCCAGGTGCTGGTCGCCATCGCGCTGGGGGTGATCCTGGGCGTGCTGGCGCCCGCCACCGGCGCGGCCATGAAGCCGCTCGGCGACGGGTTCGTGAAGCTGGTGCGGATGATCATCGCCCCCGTGATCTTCTGCACGGTGGTGACGGGGATCGCGGGGATGCAGAGCATGAAGCAGGTGGGGAAGGCCGGCGGGCTGGCGCTGCTCTACTTCGAGCTCGTGTCCACGCTGGCGCTGGTGGTGGGGCTGCTGGTGATCAACGTCGTGCGGCCGGGCGCGGGGATGCACGTGAACCCGGGGAGCCTGGATGCCGGCGCCGTCTCCGCGTACACGAAGCCGGGGCAGATGCAGGGGCCGACGGACTTCCTGCTGCACGTGATCCCCAACAGCCTGGTGGGCGCGTTCGCGGAGGGCGAGATCCTGCAGGTGCTGCTGGTGGCCGTGCTCTTCGGCTTCGCGCTGCACCGGCTGGGCGAGCGCGGGCGGCTGGTGTACGACGTGGTCGACCGTGTCTCCGCCGTCCTCTTCGGGATGGTGGGGATGATCATGCGGGTGGCCCCCATCGGCGCCTTCGGGGCGATGGCGTTCACCATCGGCAAGTTCGGGATCGGTACTCTGGCGTCGCTGGCGGGGCTGATGGCGAGCTTCTACGCCACCTGCATCCTCTTCGTCTTCGTCGTGCTGGGCGTCATCGCGCGCCTCCACGGGTTCAGCATCTTCCGCTTCGTGCGCTACATCAAGGAAGAGCTGCTGATCGTGCTCGGCACCTCGAGCTCCGAGGCGGTGCTGCCGCGGCTCATCGCCAAGCTGGAGAACCTGGGCGCGAGCAAGTCGGTCGTCGGCCTGGTGGTGCCGACCGGCTACTCGTTCAACCTCGACGGCACCGCCATCTACCTCACGATGGCCGCTGTCTTCATCGCCCAGGCCACCGACACGCCGCTGACGCTGACGCACCAGCTCACGCTGCTGGCCGTGCTGCTGCTGACGTCGAAGGGCGCGGCGGGGGTCACGGGAAGCGGGTTCATCGTCCTGGCCGCCACGCTGAGCGCGGTGGGGAGCGTGCCCGTGGCCGGCCTGGCGCTGATCCTGGGGATCGACCGCTTCATGAGCGAGGCACGCGCGCTGACCAACACCATCGGCAACGGCGTGGCCACGCTCGTGGTCGCGCGCTGGACCGGCGAGCTGGACCGCGAGCGCCTGCAGCAGGGCCTCCGCGCCGAGACGCCCGAGGAGGCGGAGGAGCCGGAGATGCTCGCGGCGTGA